From the Lolium rigidum isolate FL_2022 chromosome 2, APGP_CSIRO_Lrig_0.1, whole genome shotgun sequence genome, one window contains:
- the LOC124689742 gene encoding serine/arginine repetitive matrix protein 1-like, translated as MASAVATSSPAAMSYGWLGPRLSFGRDSASPAASSSASADHGLVSACKAEQAAAVSKEFIDFEFSFGGSGTMLPADELFADGKLLPLRPQPVAEAAAPDAEREPQTAPAAAEIPATPELVRTLRPTMPEAFDPYVFSPKAPTCSSRWRELLRLRKVQTPQKPPASPSTSPSPSQVPATPSRASNSSAARSLKLLLRQRSGGRASDLSAAPLLRDSSDSETSLSLASSRFSMSSSSSSSAHDHDDFPRHSVDSVDLALKPRIRLVRSQPQQRHCHPPASAPPRASHSSSAPPRATHSPARRRPAAPPPPSVASVDSPRMNSSGKIVFQGLERSSSSPAGSAHSLRSRSRVMDRSYSTPVVLNVPVCSRPSFGFFKDKKDVAAKDAAAARLRSSLGRKAAHPAGSSSVSCRDLVSSK; from the coding sequence ATGGCATCCGCCGTCGCCACTAGCTCGCCGGCCGCAATGTCCTACGGCTGGCTCGGCCCGCGCCTCTCCTTCGGCCGCGACTCTGCTTCCCCCGCTGCTTCCTCGTCGGCATCAGCGGATCACGGGCTGGTATCGGCCTGCAAGGCGGAGCAGGCCGCAGCGGTGTCCAAGGAGTTCATCGACTTCGAGTTCAGCTTCGGCGGGTCGGGCACCATGCTCCCCGCCGACGAGCTGTTCGCGGACGGGAAGCTGCTGCCGCTCCGCCCGCAGCCCGTCGCggaggcggcggccccggatgcgGAGCGGGAGCCGCAGACCGCACCTGCAGCAGCGGAGATCCCGGCGACGCCTGAGCTGGTGAGGACGCTCCGGCCAACGATGCCCGAGGCGTTCGACCCGTACGTGTTCTCCCCCAAGGCGCCGACGTGCTCGAGCCGCTGGCGGGAGCTGCTCAGGCTCAGGAAGGTGCAGACCCCGCAGAAGCCGCCAGCGTCGCCGTCTACTTCGCCTTCTCCGTCGCAAGTGCCGGCGACCCCGTCCAGAGCGTCCAACTCCTCGGCGGCCAGGTCCCTGAAGCTGCTCCTCCGGCAGCGGAGCGGCGGTCGCGCGTCGGACCTCTCCGCGGCGCCGCTCCTCCGCGACAGCTCCGACTCGGAGACATCCCTCTCCCTCGCGTCCTCCCGCTTCTCcatgtcctcctcgtcctcctcctccgcgcacGACCACGACGACTTCCCGCGCCACTCCGTCGACTCGGTGGACCTCGCCCTGAAGCCGCGCATCCGCCTCGTCCGCTCCCAACCGCAGCAGCGCCATTGCCACCCGCCCGCCTCCGCGCCACCCCGAGCCTCGCACAGCAGCTCCGCCCCGCCACGGGCCACGCACAGCCCCGCGcgtcgccgccccgccgccccgccgccgccgtccgtggCGTCCGTGGACTCCCCGCGCATGAACTCCTCCGGCAAGATCGTGTTCCAGGGGCTCGAGCGCAGCTCCAGCTCCCCCGCCGGCAGCGCCCACTCCCTGCGGTCCCGGTCGCGCGTGATGGACCGGTCCTACTCCACGCCGGTGGTGCTCAACGTGCCCGTGTGCTCGCGGCCGTCGTTCGGGTTCTTCAAGGACAAAAAGGACGTGGCGGccaaggacgcggcggcggcgaggctgcGGTCGTCGCTCGGCCGGAAGGCCGCACATCCCGCCGGAAGCAGCAGCGTGAGTTGCAGAGATCTTGTCTCCAGCAAATGA